The genomic region TTTAGCTGTGTGGTATTGTAAGAGTTATATATTAAATGTACGGACAGTTCTGGAAGCCTATGCCGCCCTGGTTCCATACATTCCAGTTATAAGTACCTGCCGCATCTACATTAATAACCAACACTTTTGAAGCGCTTGGCGGGTTATTGAAAATGATATTTTGTACAGCATTAAGGTCTGCTCCCGTAATATTAAAATAGTTTATACCATCAGCAAGATTGATTTTGATTTGTCCCGGCATATTGGTATGAGGTATAGTCGCTCCATTCGCATTTGTAATATTTGCATTGGCAGCACATTGTGAGATTGCCGAAGACTTTTGTGCGAAGCGTC from Flavobacterium sp. J372 harbors:
- a CDS encoding collagen-binding domain-containing protein — translated: MQLSRRFAQKSSAISQCAANANITNANGATIPHTNMPGQIKINLADGINYFNITGADLNAVQNIIFNNPPSASKVLVINVDAAGTYNWNVWNQGGIGFQNCPYI